The window ggcaatcaaagcaaaataagatgcataaaagataaacatcacatgcaatcaatataagtgatatgatatggccatcatcatcttgtgcctttgatctccatctccaaagcattgtcatgatcaccatcatcaccagcgtgacacctcgatctccatcgtagcatcgttgttgtctcaccaactattgcttctacgactatcgctaccactttagtgataaagtaaagaaattacagggtgattgcattgcatacaataaagcgacaaccatatggctcctgccagttgtcgataactctgttacaaaacatgatcatctcatacaataaaatttagcatcatgtcttgaccatatcacatcacaacatgccctgcaaaaacaagttagacgtcctctactttgttgttgcaagttttacgtggctgctacgggctgagcaagaaccattcttgcctacgcatcaaaaccacaacgatatttcgtcaagttagtgttgttttaaccttcaacaaggaccgggcatagccacactcgattcaactaaagttggagaaattgacactcgccagccacctatgtgcaaagcacgtcggtagaaccagtctcgcgtaagtgtacgcataatgtcggtccgggccgcttcatccaacaataccgacgaatcaaagtatgacatgctagtaagcagtatgacttgtatcgcccacaactcacttgtgttctactcgtgcatataacatctatgcataaacctggctctgatgccactattggggaatgtagtaatttcaaaaaaattcctacgcacacgcaagatcatggtgatgcatagcaattagaggggagagtgtcgtccacgtaccctcgtagaccgtaagcggaaacattataacaacgcggttgatgtagttgtacgtcttcacgattgactgatcctagtaccgaacgtacggcacctccgcgatctgcacacgttcagctcggtaacgtcccacgaactcacgatccagtagagctttgagggagagttccgtcagcacgacgacatgatgacggtgttgatgaagctaccgacgcagggcttcgcctaagcaccgctacgatatgaccgaggtggattatggtggaggggggcaccgcacatggctaaagatcaatgatcaacttgttgtcttggggtgccccctgcccccgtatataaaggagctaggggggaggcagACGGACAGCGGGAGAGCgcgccaaggggggaatcctactcccaccaggagtaggactcctcctttcctagtaggagtaggagaagggggaaggaggagagaggggggaggaaaggggggcgccgcccccctccttgtccaattcggactagagggggagggggtgcgcggccttgCCTTGGACACCccttctcttctccactaaggcccaataggcccattacactccccggggggttccggtaactcccggTACTTTGGTATATGTCCGAACTTGCCTGGAACACttacgaagtccaaacatagtcatccaatatatcaatctttatgtctcgaccatttcgagactccttgtcatgtccgtgatcatatttgggactctgaactaccttcggtacatcaaaacacataaactcataataccggtcgtcaccgaacgttaagcgtgcggaccctacgggttcgagaactatgtagacatgaccgagacatgtctccggtcaataaccaatagcggaacctgatgatcatattggatcctacatattttatgaagatctttatcggtcaaaccgcacaacaaaatacgttgttcactttgtcatcggtatgttacttgcccaagattcgatcgtcggtatctcaatacctagctcaatctcgttactggcaagtctctttacttgttctgtaatgcatcatcccgcaactaactcattaatcacattgcttgcaaggcttatagtgatgtgtattaccgagagggcccagagatacctctccaacaatcggagtgacaaatcctaatcccgatctatgccaactcaacgagtaccatcggagacacctgtagagcacctttataatcacccagttgcgttgtgacgtttggtagcacacaaagtgttcctctggtaatcgggagttgcataatctcatagtcataggaacatgtataagtcatgaagaaagcaatagcagtaaactaaaacgatcaagtgctaagctaacggaatgggtcaagtcaatcacatcattctcccaatgatgtgatcccgtttatcaaatgacaactcatgtcaatggttaggaaaccttaaccatctttgatcaatgagctagtcaagtagaggcatactagtgacactatgtttgtctatgtattcacacatgtattatgtttctggttaatacaattctagcatgaataataaacatttatcatgaaataagggaataaataataactttattattgcctctagggcatatttccttcacctttgtGCGGCAAGGAAGAAGAAAGTAGCTTTCACGCATTGATAACTTGCGATCATGCTCATGCTTTGTGGGAATAGATGCGCAGGGTGTGGAAGCACACCCTGATCATGATATGCTAGTTGAaactgctggaattttgtctatttttggcctagcccaatagcaatttcagaaattcctaataaatcctagaggcccatgcagcccattcatgcaaggcaagaggtggaactaaagtttagtcccacattgctagtttagagggagtttggcctttttataagggaggttctttccccacatgtatgacaatgagaataagagggacatccacacgcgctcctcctccgctgccCGCCACGCCTTGCCTCGCCTAATCTaatctaatctgcatggcaggttgatgtatatcttaatgttttctaagtggctctttgaagcagagatgttgtcctgcagaacatattttgaaaaacgcacctatatgagtctgattgttaaatgtcgcaatctatgatagtagggttctctctagtaaactcatgaaaggtctcggagtatgatgcataagctccacccgcggtgaagacccacggtagccacgtatgggtcaaggctttgtgtgaaaCTAGATTCGcagaaacttgcagttcaaggtccagtccactgttcaagttgcttactagtgtagcatagagttctaggtgaaagttcaacttaacagtctccactgcagtaccggtatataaaacagtgtttttggaactaaaggcaaattttgtgtgcctctgggatctggtgggggattctatttttggcctagcccaatagcagttttagaaattcctaataaatcctagaggcccacgcagcccattcgtgcaaggcaagaggtggaactaaagtttagtcccacattgctagtttagagggagttggacctctttataagggaggttctttccccacatgtatgaggatgagaacaagagggacatccacgcacgctcctcctccgccgcccgcctcgcctcatcacgacgcgccgcgggttgcgggaacgagccgatgtctaaatttttgccacgcacgacgggtatacgaaaggtcacgcgaGAGCTGAAACGTTTTCTATAGTGGACACTGAATccgaacggcgcgcctcttcggctGAAATCCGTTCGCTTCGTCTCCCTCTCTTCGTTTCACCTCCTgccgctgccctctcgcctccttctcttgcgcctataaaagggaggtcgctcctctcagagagacgcatcaGAACAACTTCTTCCTCTCGACACCAGTTTCTGAAcattgcgctgctgctacgatcttcctcaTCTCGGCTTACGGTGTGCACCATAGGTcaagacagtaggcctccgaaaccgcacctctttgatcctatacgggagaagggtgataaggtttttagggagcgctctgcgcgactactgaccggTTCATCACGGACACCGACGACCACTTCCCCaacaacgacttcttccccgacgtcaacaacctcttcgacgacatggctagcgaggatgtcgaccccaagtccagtgcttctgctcCTGTTGTTGTCCCGTACAtgttcttgtttttcctgttagaggtcctatcacagttccttgttctagtgtttaCCCTAGATATGTTAggctctatttcatatatgcaactagctatactgtctgctctagatgTGTTTGGTTACAGTTCATATATGTAGATGATATTTACCTTCTCTCTATTagatcgcatgacttgttttatctctgttatattagtcatgctttatctagtatttttatTAATAAAATCTTGGTAAATTGCTCATTTTTCCAACAGAAACCAGAAATGAATGGTTATTAAACATTCTTACTAATTGTCAGGATGATATGAGGGATCATACAATAATGTTGATTTGGAGGATTTGGTCACTGAGGTCAGATTTAGCACATAAAAAGGAGGTGTCGTCTGATTATCTTCAAACTTACATGCAATCGCTTGGCCTATCCAAAAAATATAACACATAGGAAATTATCAAAGAAAAAATGCCATTGTTGGAGGAAAGGCCGGTTGTGCATGAAAGGGTGGCTACTGTTTTGTTGCCATGGCCTAGACCATCGGCGGACAGGGTCGCCTTATCCTTTGGTGGGGCCTTCTCTACGTTGGACAAATCGACGTCAGCCGGAATGATCTTGAGGAGACATGATGGGAGTGTGATCTTTGCGGCCTACCATTGTCTATTTAATTGTAACGATGCACTGAAGGCGGAGTTACATACGTTAATGCAAGTTATGGCACTGGCAGCTCAACATACTAGCTTGCCGGTCATCGTTCAGTCTGATTCTTCAGAGGCTTTGTTGGCTTTGACTGGAGACAAGCTATCCCGTTCAACATATGATCATTTAGTTGCTGAGATCAAGAATCTTATGGTAGAGAGGGAGTTTTTTCGTTGAAGATTAAACGTAAGCAAAATAGGGTAGTTCGGTTGGCTTTGTATAGTCGCAGGGAGAGTACTACTGCTATGTGGCTAGGTAGAGGTCCACCTTGTACTGAGGAACTATTACCTCTCGATTGTAACCCTATTCATTTGGAATAAACTCATTTACCATAAAAAAAAATACGGACACGAATTTATTTTTTCTATAGCTTGCATATGAAGGTATTAGAACATGAAACtttacacactagtagaaaacataccTATGTACATGTGTGCTTTTATAACATTTTTCTGAACTTCAAATCCAGTTTTTCTTTTAAAGTCCAAAATCTAGGCTCCATGCAGGCAGAAGACAGAAGTAATTTTGGATATCCTCGCAGTAGCAACGGCGCACACTTAAGCACATCTTGATTAAGAAAAAACAAAGACACAGAACAATAAAAGTATTGTTTAAGTGTATTTTTGCTAATAAATGAATACTTGTAAAAATTGCTTATCAAGATAATACAACTCATGTGTATGCAAAATGAATTAGCATATAATGTGGGAATAGCTACCAATTGTGTGCATGCGAGTTTTACACGTCACATCTATATCGATTGTAGAAAATATGACGAGAACATATGCAACGGAATAAACAACATAAAGAGAATACCACTCACGGTAGTAATACAAAGTGGACTTGGAAGAATATGAAGGAAATTAAAACTTCAAAGATGGTGTAAATGAAAAAAAATAGGACATGGATTTTCTCTCTCCCATGTGCGGTTTTTTAAACATGTTTGTGTGTATTTTTTTACGTGTTCTTGTTTATTCTTCTTTCCCATttaagagaaaaaaaatcaaattctaTGAACTCTCTTTCAAATTTTATGAACCTTTTtaattttgtgattttttttttaGTTTCACGATTTTTCAAATACCAtaattttttcaaattcacaaactttttttCGAAATTCATTTCTCAAGTTcattaatatttttaaattcacGAACTTGTTTTCAAATTcgtattatttttttgttttgtgaACTCTTCcacaaattcacgaacatttttttaattcctttaCTTTTTCCAAATCTATCTTTCAAATTTCTATAATTTTTAaaaattcacaaacttttttcCAAATTCCGTCATCATTTCTCAAGTTCACAAATATTTTTGAActcatgaactctttttcaaattcatatttttaaaaatttgtgaactcttcctcaaattcacaaacatttttttagttCCTTAACTTTTTCCAAATCTATCAAACAAAAAACATAACGAATGAGCAGCAATGAACGAACAAGAAGAAATAACGACCCGAGGAACCAACCAAACTTCTTTTTTCGGCGACCCACGGGAGCAGCAGCTTCGCAGGCCAGAGTTGCACGCGAGCGCCAGCGCCGTTCGAGTTTCTTTTTTTTCTCGTTTCTGGGCAAAAACGCGACTTTATATAGATCCGGACATATATAGAACAATATTTATGACTAGTCACAAAGTAGTCCCTATACACGGTTACAACTTACAAGACCCAAGCGGATCCGTGTGTTGAAATGCTAATATACAGGCATCGTAGAGGAAGAAGCAGTCTTATCGTGTGAAGCTATGCAGGTCTCACTGGTCCCTGTCCCGATCACGGTAGATTGGCTGTGCCGTCCACTTGAAGTGCAGGTTCAGCTTTCCAGATTTAGCACCTTGCAGCACATATGTATCTTGGAACTCGCCTTCAAGTATCGCTCTGGTAAGTGTCAGGATGCATCTCCCTATGTAATCCTGCAATTTCAGTAGACAAGGAGTTAGTCTGAGAAAACAGAACCCTAGACCCGATAGCCGGATTAGGTACATTGTTGCGGTGTTTCCCCACCCCTCAGGTTACGAGTAACCCCCTGACTGATTATTTCTCTGCGCTTTATCCCCTCGTCGCTAGTAGCACAGATCATGCGCATCTAATACCCATCATATGGCATTATTGGCACAGATCATGCTAATGGCTACCCACCCATTGTAGCACGGTATTCTAATTTTTGCAAATGCACATGATGTACCATGTTTTGCAACTAGGGATTTTTTTTCGCATTTTCTGGGATCCACAAAGATCTCGAATGCACGGATACTTCAGCCGACCAGCGAATCCGTATCCGATACCGATACTCCTCCGATACGCCCCCGATACGTATTGCTGGAGTATCGGAGAATAAATGATTTAAAACAATTACGATACTCTAAGGATACTTCGCCAGTACGTTTTGGATACTTTTCCAGCCCAGGTAAGAGCCTGCTCAGCCCAGTTAAGAAGCAACCAGCAACCCTAGTGACCCGATGCCCACATCCTTTCCCTCACAGCGTCTTTCCTCCCTCCCATGCTCACACCAGGCGGCGGCTGTGTCGCCAGCAGCTGCTCACCCAGGTCCCAGGGCTAGCAGCAGTGGCGGCTAGCCGGCGACGAGCTCGTCCTCCTACTCACCAACGTCCCCTCTCACGCAACAGCCATGGACACTTATCTTCTCCATTTCTCCTGCCTAGCCAAGCTCATCTCCTCTTCTTTCTTCTCTGATCTCTGAAGATCTATCATTCTCATCTCCTCCAGATGGCTTTGAGTACCTACAACGTATCTGTATTGGCACTTTTTGAAAATGACGAATTTATGTATCCGTATTGGCCCGATACTGATACCCGTATCCGCATCGGTGCAttcgagacaaagatcatttctgaAAAGGACGCAGCTACACCCCCATGATTTGATGGTTGACGCACAAAAATCTCACCTGCTGTGGCGAACACATTGCAAAACCACACGAAAAGTTGtatgagtaaattaaggagatgctGGTGTACAACCTCACCACCTGGCTCAAATCAAATTGTGGTAGCTTccttaaatactccctccatctcaaaataagtgtctcaacttcagcataactttgtactaaagttagtgcaAAGTCGAGACACTTATTTTCGGAAGGAGGGAGTATTTAAAAAGAAACGTAGTTCCTTCATTTTATATCCGCACTTCTTTATCCAATGACCAGCATGAAAAACCCATCGTACAATCAGCGTTATGACAATATATTCATATGCCCAGTCAAAAATTAAACACATATATTAGTATATTACACAGACAAAACCTATCTGATATAACCATGGAAAGACAGCAGTAACACAAGCAGGACAATCTCAGAGCCAAAAGGAAACAACATAAGGAGAAAATAAGTGTACACGAGGTACACAAGATAAAGGCAGAAACACACCTTTCCAAATGTATCATGGTCCCATACTTCCACCATGAGCAAATCATGCAGGGCATCTTCTACTACAAAATCAAATGTCTGATTCCATATTGGATTTAACGTCTcagtcacaacctgcaaatacattGAATCATATGTGGGGAAAAAACAAGAACAGCACTGCATATGGAGAGAGAGAGTACCCTTGTCTTCTTTTTGGTTTCCCCCTTCTTCAGGTACAGGACGACAAATGGGTCAGCCTTCCCCATCACATCCATTGCTGGTATGTCCTCTGCAGATATAACAGTTACTGAAAGGACTCCTCTCGTAATAACATTTTTCCTCTGGTTGACATCATATCCATTAGATTCCGTCTTGAGGACCTTTTCCAAAGCAGTTAACTGGATCTGACCAGCAAAAGGATTGGAAACCCCttcttgtttttcaaaggggtagtaCAGGAGCTCTAGGTGGACCTGAAGAGTGGAAAAATCTTTAGCCTCTCCACAAGAAACATAAAAGCATCACTTATTCAACATCCaacagagatattttcatcatgatatAGAGCAAATGATCCACTCTTTATCACCACATTTTAGGAGATTATGTCCCGGtatatgatactccctctgttcacaaatataagatgttttggatatttcgacgagtgaacaaacacactaaaactgaacaaacacactaaaacgtgtatatatacatccgattcagaaaaagttataacatcttatatttgtgaacggagggggtACTTTGTTGTCAATATTGATTGACAAAAAGAAGCAAAGCCAAGATGCGTGATGATTATTACTCTTTGATTGTTAACTCAGTAGGTGAGAACAACGTCTGATGATTACTAGTAAATCAGTTTCTTTATTAAAAGAATATCAATGGTATTGCCGTGAAAATGAAGCTGTGATGCCTCTACTCTAAGAATCACTCTATTCAGAAGGAAATTATGGATAAAATATTGCCATTATAAATACCCATCATACTAATCAGCAGTCACCTTTCCTACCAGTTTAGGCATTAAGGAAATAAAGTTGACAAAAATTGGAAGTATATATCTGTACTCCTATATTGTATATACCAATCAATCACATGTACATataaatttaaaaaatatttatacCGACAAATAAGCTGAAATAGAATATTTTTCTTAGATACAAAATTGTGATAAATTGTTGACGTAAGTTTCTCTATCCTTTTGGTGCTGCTCACAAATAGGAAAACTGTGAATTATGTATTTGTGGCAACTTGGTTCATTGACAATCTCGATAACTTGCTTGACAAATCTAATGCACTCTGAATTTGTAGATTTGACTGAATTATAGTGTCAATGTCGCTGAATATCGGTGACTTCCTAAAATGGCAATCTCAgcacgcgcacgcacacacacacacacacacaccacactgtCATCGCTACACGCACACATCGACGAAGTGTATACTAAACGCTAACATTGTGATGCTTGAAAATTTAAGTCACTACTAACACTTCATTGATAGGCATATCAATCTAGGTTTAACATCTTCCATGTCACCGACACGTATTGTTCTTTTGACAAAATGATGTATTTTTTCAATGGTAAACGACGTACTCGCGTGCGTGCAAGTGTAATGAGTTACTTATAATCGTAAAAGAAGTAATGAACATTGACAGCCCAAGTATATCCTAAATAACGTATTTGTAGGCTTTATGAAGTCTTAACAGCTCAGTTCCACTCATAGCTAGAAGACTCTAGAAAGCACTGCGTAAAGACAAGGAAAAATATGACTTACGGACCAAGTTATCTAGAATGTCGTATAAGTATGTGGAGGGAGTCAAAATTGGATTTGACTTCTGTTAACTTCCTGGCAGAAAATTTGAATCAAACCAAGGACATAAGAGAAGGGAGAGATCAGATTAGGCTGACAGCGCCATGCTGTCATCAGTTCAGGTAGTTGCGTCGTCAAGACAAGAAGGCCAACTTTACCAGGCAGCAGGGCCTGCTTGGAAAGCAGGCAGAGCAGGTGAAACAGTGGATAAGGATGACCCGACCCAGTGTTCCCAGTGTCGGGCAACCGGAGGCCATCTTCGTCGTCCAGCTAACTGGTGGGGAAGGGCAAAAGGTGGTTGCTTGGAGTAACATAAGATGCTAGGAACATGGGTTGACAGGACTTGGTTATATCAACATCTCACTTAAATCGCTTTCTTAATTTTTATCAAAATAAACGAACAGCAAAAGTGGCAGCATATGTTCCTTACAATTTTACACTGAGAACCATAGTACTAATCAACCACACATTCATAATGGTAAAAAGAAAATGACAGGAAACCATGACAGCAATGTTATGGTTTCACCACATATTATAACTTCGTGTATGGAGTAAAGAAGTTATGCTGAAAAGTGTAACAACTGACCTGACCACGAGGTTTCTTATCACGCTGAATTTCCAGGTCTTTCACAAGTTCCAACCAAACATCCTTGACCTTTCCAGGCGTAATATCCGATAAGTCTACTCGAGCGCAGCCAATAATCTCTGACGGCTGGAGCCCTTCGTCGTCGTAAATTTTCACTGTCAGGTGCTGGGTAGATGAGTCCTCCACCACAAATTCATAGTGTTCATTCCAGATGGGGTTCAAATCATTGTTCTGCAACACAATATATGTAAGGATATATCTTCTTTGATTTGACCAGAAGAGCACAACTCACTTACTATTGTTTTGCTTTTCTTCGTTTTTGCACTCAGTGGGCGTATGTATAGCACAGCAAAAGGGTCAGACTTCCCAATGAGGTCCTTGTTCTTCAAATCCCTAGCTTCCACAAGTTTTACTTCTAACAGTCCAACAGGTTTTAGCTCCAGATCACTGAAAATAGCAGGCCCAGTATCACTACTATGGAGACAGGCATGTAAGTTATACTCCCAAATTATCAAAGCAGTTGATTACCTATAATCTCCTGGCACAATGGGGACAATTATGCGATTAGGCCATGTCAGTGTGTCCTCGATGGTATCACGTATTGTTCCCTGAATTGTTTCCTGAACTGAGATGTGCAAAACAGTATGTATAATGTGGTTTAGTTGATAATGTACGGTTACCAAACCTCAATTGCATCAGAAATTCCAGGAATTGCTGTCATTTCGCCACCAACTACTTTGAGGGTAAAATCCACCTTGCTCTACAGTCAAATCAATGACATTATGCAACCTGTGATTTTTTTCCTCAAGATCACAAGATTGGATAGAACAGATATACCTTCTCTCTCAAAGAAACGCAAACAGCTCCAAAGCATGGGAGTTCGGCTACCAGAGGCTTAAAGAGTAGCCGTAGTGTGCCTGTGAATCCAATATTTTTCACCTAGAGATGAAAGGACTTAGAGAACGATAATTAGTACTCGATATAACATAATACCATGGTGCAAGAAAAACTAATAAGAAGCCAAGGTCAATGTGTAGCATTACACAAAGTAAGCTTCAGTGATGAAACTTGTAAACtgagacagtgttctttcttttccCTTCCAAAAACTGAACCAATAGTACTACACACATGCACTTCTAATTGAAGGAAATTGAATCTTCAAACTGCAATTGATAGGACTAAGTACAATCGTTACTTGTTTTTTTCTTGACAAACAATGAGGGTACTCCATAGTAAGATAAGATCATGTTTGGTACTGCATGGTACTATAAAAAAAATCTGTGTTAATTTCCACTTGCAACATTTGTAAGTTACCTGTACAGGAAGTGAAATTCCCAGAGTTGTTTGAATGTCAAGTACTATGTTGGGATTACCATCCCACTGCATATCAAGCTCCATAGTAATACCGGCACTGTCACTATCCAGAATTTGAACTCCTGAAAAGTTTTGCTAGAATGATCAACAAAAACCAAGGATGTTTATTTgtaggaaaacataaaccattgtaACATAATTTCGATAAGAGGCAGCAAATCATCGTAAACCTAAACTGAAGCATGAGATGTCTTCTTATTTGATTATATGAAATGATTTGAGATATGCAGGATACTTCAGGTCTTTTTTTCCAAATAAATAAGTATCCAGGACGTACGATGCAATAGCGAAACAGGGCATTCTGGCCTGGGCATGTGTAAAAGCTGAGCACAGAGCTTTGGTTCATGGTTCATGAAAAGATTTATTGCTAAAACAGGACTGCAAACAAAGATTATGATTCTCTTACCGGGTTTGTTTGGAGAAACAAAGCCATGCAACAATGCCAAAAGCCTTATGTACAATGGCAAGAGTGAACATGTTAAAATTGTTTCACAGAGATCAGTTTCCAACTAAATGCCTGGTCATAACTGGTGACACAATCACTCTACATATCTAACCCCGGAAAATCATCCCCTCTTGTTTCAACTCCAGCTTCATCTTATCATTTTTTAACAAGATAATGCCGCCACTCATACTTATTCCTCCCTCCTCCAACATTAGTCGGGCAACATTATTCTTATATAAATACAAGGAGCGAACAACTACCACCTGCAGCCTAACAAGAGCACAAGGGGTTGGGGGTGGGGTGGCATAGGAAGCCAAATGACAATGTGTTGCTACATCCTTCCATTGAAAATGAGAATTAAGTCATGGCCACTTTCTTACTAGCAGTATTGTCCAAAATATTTGAACCAAATTGAACTACATATTTCACTTACGGCTACTGTATCAAAAGAACATAGCCAAATCAAACAAAATGTTAGCAAAAAATAATTTCTGGCTGCCAATTGATATCCTCTTCCAGCCTTCTTGAAGTAGATAGTGAACCGTTCTCTGTGTAAGTCGTTTGACAACCTCTAGGTATACTTTACTGTCTTGTAAGTGTGGCACTCAAATTTACATGGTGAAAAGGGCACACGTAAGAGAATTAGTTCTGTCTCTTAAGAGAAAAAATAAACTATGCATGGGGATAAATAAGGTGACGGACTTTACTCCTTAATTCTTGTGCGCAAAACTAAAGGCTTATCTACGCAAACTATACCATAATATACCGGTATATTATACTGTCCGATACAAAAAAGAATGACCATTTATCCATCAACAAACTATCATTATTTTATAACGATGTCCTACCTGTAAACTGAGGAGCAACAGTACCAAGTGTCAACTTTGAGAAATGGATGGAGGCCAAAATGAATGACTTGTACTGCTCGAATACAGGCTCCACAGAAGATTTTATCAGTTCCGATGCAGCCTACAATAACCACACTTGCCACCCTAAGTAAACTTCCAATATCCAGAACTAATTTATTCAAAGACGCAGTAGGAAAACTCAGTATCTGGTATCAGAACTTTAGTAGATACTTGAATGAAGCTGGAATAGCACCTCATTGACAAATGGCCAGATTTTCACCAATTCTTGATTCAGCCATTTAAGCTGTAGAAGTTAAATAAAATAAGGTATCAGTACAACATTAGATAAGGCCAAGGTCACTCGGTCATTTAAGCTATGAAAAACAGAAAACTAAGGTATCAGCACAACATTGGAAACACCAAGGTCAAAGCTTAATAGGAAGTTAAGAGAGAA is drawn from Triticum dicoccoides isolate Atlit2015 ecotype Zavitan chromosome 6B, WEW_v2.0, whole genome shotgun sequence and contains these coding sequences:
- the LOC119322554 gene encoding synaptotagmin-5-like, whose protein sequence is MAFLFGALLGLVLGVGVVMAFARLEXXRLTARRELTATVSSFSKLSVQDLKALIPTESYPSWVSFTQKQKLKWLNQELVKIWPFVNEAASELIKSSVEPVFEQYKSFILASIHFSKLTLGTVAPQFTGVQILDSDSAGITMELDMQWDGNPNIVLDIQTTLGISLPVQVKNIGFTGTLRLLFKPLVAELPCFGAVCVSLREKSKVDFTLKVVGGEMTAIPGISDAIEGTIRDTIEDTLTWPNRIIVPIVPGDYSDLELKPVGLLEVKLVEARDLKNKDLIGKSDPFAVLYIRPLSAKTKKSKTINNDLNPIWNEHYEFVVEDSSTQHLTVKIYDDEGLQPSEIIGCARVDLSDITPGKVKDVWLELVKDLEIQRDKKPRGQVHLELLYYPFEKQEGVSNPFAGQIQLTALEKVLKTESNGYDVNQRKNVITRGVLSVTVISAEDIPAMDVMGKADPFVVLYLKKGETKKKTRVVTETLNPIWNQTFDFVVEDALHDLLMVEVWDHDTFGKDYIGRCILTLTRAILEGEFQDTYVLQGAKSGKLNLHFKWTAQPIYRDRDRDQ